The sequence AAGATTTACTACATTGTTTTGAAGTAATAAAAGCAGCGTTTTAATTTAAATTTCATCAGCTCAACTTAAACAAAATTAATTTTACTTTAATATATATGCTGGAGATTGCTTATGGTTATTGGGAAAAGATTTGAAATTAAACAGAAAAAAAATGTATAGTTTAATACATTTCAATTTTGGTTTAATTAAAGATTATTGAACAATTAAAGGCGATCACGAAAATAAAGTCGATAAAGCTCGCACCTAGGAATAGTTTTATTTTCTTCTAACTTGACTAGCCCCATACTTTCTAGCTCATAAGCAACAAGAGAATTTAAGATTACTGGCTCATCAGATTTAATTACCTGTTTATAAGCTGCTGCTAATTCAGGATGCTCGCTCAAAGCAATTAAATGACCCCGTAAATGGTCTTGATAAATACCTGTATCAGTTACTGCTTCACGAATAATTTGGGCAATATCGCCATTTTGAGTAACCAGATGACAAAAAGCCAAGTTAATTAAACAAGGATGACCGTTCACAATCTGCGCCAAGGACTTTATTTGTTCAATCTCAATCTCAAATTCATCTCGGTCTAGCCCATAGCGTTGAGCTAATTCATGGACTTGTGACCAATTAAATTCATTTAATCTCAAAGACAAGCCAACATTAAACGGAGATTGAGTCAGGTCGAAAGAAATATAGATTTCTGTGGAGTGGGTAACAATTAAACGCAGCTTTTGCCAAATAGGGACGTTGTTAGCTTCTTCATGCCAGAAGCGCAGCAGCGGTAAAAATTCTTGAGCAACTTGAGGATATTTAAAGAGGCGATTGACTTCATCTAGAGTGACAACTAAAGCACTGTCTAACTGCCCTAAAATATATCCCTGTAAATAGGTAGTACAGCTAACTTTAAACCCCAAATCTTCATCCCAATAATCATCGATCAAAGATTCAATGCCTAACTGGAGAGTTATATTGGCGCAAAACCAGCGCAGTAAACGCTCTAAATTGCTCAGTACATTGTCTTCTGCCTGAAGTAGGTTTAATCTAACTGTGCGATAACCTCTAGACTGGGCATGAGCGAGAATTCTCATCACCAGAGACGTTTTGCCCATGTGCTTTGGAGCTTTAATTCTAATTAATGCTCCAGGTTTGACAATCTCTTCATAAGCTTGAGATTCTGTAGGAGGACGCTGTATGTATAGTGCTGAATCTAGAGGAACAGGAGTATTTGGTAGCTCCAGGGCAGAAATACCTCCCCTAACGCTGTCTTGTTCATTGACCTGACTAGGCTGTTGTCGTAAAACTGAGCGAAAGTTATTTTTCGTAATCTTTTCGCCCAAAGATTTGGAGAGGAGCTGCCAAAGACGAGAGCCAACTACCCTCACATAGTCAGGATCGTAGCCAGAGGCATCGGCGATTTGTTGATAAGTTTTACCAGACCAGCATTGAGTCAAGATCAGCTCCTGAACGGAATTTAATCTCTCTGGCTTGATGGCACGATCGACTAGATACAGCGCGTCTTCGATAGTTATCATTTTTGGTAACTGTTCTGGGTAAACAAGGTGCTTTTTTTAGCTTACTCAATTGATACTATTTTGAGCGAAATAACCAAATATAACCCGATCGCAATATTTGACGGAATTTTTTAGAGAACTGTGTTTCTGGCGACAGAGAATCAATTGTATGATGACCTTAGAAAAACTATTTAGCCATAATCAAAGTCTTATAATATTTGCTTTGGTATTTAGCCTAATTTTAGCTTTATTTGAGCTTATTTTAGTTTATCAAGCTTTATTTGCCTAGATTAATCGAGTTAAGAACTTTTGATAATTTCATCGTGATTTTAATCATGTTTATATTTTGCGCCTGATTTTTGGTTGGGGAGGCGGAACAATACCAGGTTTATACAGCAAGGCATCAATATTTTTTAGGGTTTTGAGATCGGCTTCTGGGAGATCGTGCTGATCGTTTGATTCCAAAAAACTAAATGCCTGACGAAACTGTTGGGGAGTGGCGCGGATCGGGGCAGTAAAATGACAGGGAACGATCCGCTCAAAGTTCCAGCTAGCAATTGTATTTGCCCACTGAAGAGTTTCTTGAGGAGCGCGATTGAGAATTAAGGTTTGCAAGATTGGCGCGACTAGTAGACGACCATCTCGACGCAAGCGAGCAAAAGAATCTGACCAATTAGCTTTCCATTGAAAGGGAAACAAACCCCAATAGGCTTGAGCTGACTTATTTGGCGATCGCCAGGCATCGGCTAAAATTTTACCCAGGCTAGGTGTATCTAAAACGCTAGAGCGAAAATACAGCGAAAATAAGCAAATCCTTTGCCAACCTTTGAGGCGATTTTCGGGGCTGTCGGTAATTGGTTCTCTGCCGTTTTCTCTGGCATGAAACAAGAGAGGAAACAGATCCTGCTCGATAATTTCTGGTGGATGACTGGGAATAGAGACTATTGAGTCTGTTACTAATAAGGTTTGCGATCGCCTGTGTAACAACGCTACCTCTTCAAATTGACCAAATCTCAAATCGATATCGCCCAAAATAGCGTAATCAAACTCGTCAGCAAAAGGCGTTTGGCTGCTGTCCGCGGGCAAAACCTTCGTTCGTTGAGCAGGAAACCCCAGCCAGCTTAAGGGCAAATCTACAGGAAAACTCCACTGATTTGGGGCAACAAATACTGTAGCATCAGGAAACTTACGCGCAAAAGGCCCGACAAAATATTTATGCTCTAATCCCGAAATAGTGGGCAGAATAATGTATTTAACCGCTCCGTAGCGATCGACCAGTTCTTGAACCAAGCGGATACATTGCCTAGTTGGAGCAACAGGAGCATAGACCAAAAGTCCACCTCGCTCCAGTCTTACCACAGTCATGCGAATCGGCACAACTACATAAAAAATGCCTTGAAGCTGATCGAAAGTCCAGATTGTGTCTGGTAAAATTTCTCGTCGCAGGGTGCGTCGCTGACTGTAAGGATAAATCGGTACGTTTGCCCAAAATCGCCAATAAT comes from Coleofasciculaceae cyanobacterium and encodes:
- a CDS encoding DUF4336 domain-containing protein, whose protein sequence is MSQIKTNELSHNQIEDRDYYWRFWANVPIYPYSQRRTLRREILPDTIWTFDQLQGIFYVVVPIRMTVVRLERGGLLVYAPVAPTRQCIRLVQELVDRYGAVKYIILPTISGLEHKYFVGPFARKFPDATVFVAPNQWSFPVDLPLSWLGFPAQRTKVLPADSSQTPFADEFDYAILGDIDLRFGQFEEVALLHRRSQTLLVTDSIVSIPSHPPEIIEQDLFPLLFHARENGREPITDSPENRLKGWQRICLFSLYFRSSVLDTPSLGKILADAWRSPNKSAQAYWGLFPFQWKANWSDSFARLRRDGRLLVAPILQTLILNRAPQETLQWANTIASWNFERIVPCHFTAPIRATPQQFRQAFSFLESNDQHDLPEADLKTLKNIDALLYKPGIVPPPQPKIRRKI
- a CDS encoding AAA-like domain-containing protein gives rise to the protein MITIEDALYLVDRAIKPERLNSVQELILTQCWSGKTYQQIADASGYDPDYVRVVGSRLWQLLSKSLGEKITKNNFRSVLRQQPSQVNEQDSVRGGISALELPNTPVPLDSALYIQRPPTESQAYEEIVKPGALIRIKAPKHMGKTSLVMRILAHAQSRGYRTVRLNLLQAEDNVLSNLERLLRWFCANITLQLGIESLIDDYWDEDLGFKVSCTTYLQGYILGQLDSALVVTLDEVNRLFKYPQVAQEFLPLLRFWHEEANNVPIWQKLRLIVTHSTEIYISFDLTQSPFNVGLSLRLNEFNWSQVHELAQRYGLDRDEFEIEIEQIKSLAQIVNGHPCLINLAFCHLVTQNGDIAQIIREAVTDTGIYQDHLRGHLIALSEHPELAAAYKQVIKSDEPVILNSLVAYELESMGLVKLEENKTIPRCELYRLYFRDRL